A window from Mycolicibacterium tokaiense encodes these proteins:
- a CDS encoding TrpB-like pyridoxal phosphate-dependent enzyme, giving the protein MSEQVRFLLDESELPTHWYNIVADLPTPPPPPLHPGTHQPVGPDDLAALFPPELIAQEVSAQRYIEIPEPVREVYRQYRPSPLVRARRWERALGTRARIYYKYEGVSPAGSHKTNTSVPQVYYNSLHGTTRLTTETGAGQWGTALAYACSLFGLECEVWQVGASFDGKPQRRTLIEVFGGTVHRSPSTLTEFGRTLAQDHPGSLGIAISEAVEVAAGDPATKYALGSVLNHVLLHQTVIGEEALKQLALAGEDGADLVIGCAGGGSNLAGLTFPFLREKLAGTSSPRLLAVEPASCPSLTRGEYRYDFGDTGGMTPLMKMYTLGHDFVPSPIHAGGLRYHAMAPLVSHVVAEGLLEATALAQSECFDAALQFARTEGIVPAPESAHALAQARREADAGGEQVIVVGLSGHGLLELGAYHSYLTGGLSDDPLSDEALATALAGVVTL; this is encoded by the coding sequence ATGAGTGAGCAGGTCCGTTTTCTGCTGGATGAGTCTGAGCTGCCGACACATTGGTACAACATCGTCGCGGATCTGCCCACCCCGCCTCCGCCGCCGCTGCACCCGGGCACCCATCAACCGGTGGGCCCCGATGACCTCGCGGCGCTTTTCCCGCCCGAGCTGATCGCCCAGGAGGTCAGCGCGCAGCGCTACATCGAGATCCCCGAACCGGTGCGCGAGGTGTACCGCCAGTACCGCCCGTCGCCCCTGGTCCGGGCTCGTCGCTGGGAGCGGGCGCTGGGCACGCGGGCGCGGATCTACTACAAGTACGAGGGTGTGTCGCCGGCCGGGTCGCACAAGACCAACACCTCGGTGCCGCAGGTGTATTACAACAGCCTGCACGGCACCACCCGGCTCACCACCGAGACGGGGGCCGGGCAGTGGGGCACCGCCCTGGCCTACGCGTGCTCGCTGTTCGGCCTGGAGTGTGAGGTATGGCAGGTGGGCGCCTCCTTCGACGGCAAGCCGCAGCGCCGCACGCTGATCGAGGTCTTCGGCGGTACGGTGCACCGCTCGCCGAGCACCCTCACCGAGTTCGGCCGAACACTCGCGCAGGATCATCCCGGTTCGCTGGGAATCGCGATCTCCGAGGCCGTCGAGGTCGCCGCCGGTGATCCCGCCACCAAATATGCCCTGGGCTCGGTGCTCAACCATGTGCTGCTGCACCAGACCGTCATCGGTGAGGAGGCGCTCAAGCAGTTGGCGCTGGCCGGTGAGGACGGGGCCGATCTGGTGATCGGTTGTGCGGGCGGCGGTTCCAACCTGGCCGGTCTGACGTTCCCGTTCCTGCGGGAGAAGCTGGCGGGCACCAGCTCGCCGCGATTGCTGGCCGTCGAGCCGGCGTCGTGTCCGTCGCTGACGCGCGGTGAATACCGGTACGACTTCGGGGACACCGGCGGGATGACCCCGTTGATGAAGATGTACACCCTGGGTCACGATTTTGTCCCGTCGCCCATCCACGCCGGTGGGCTGCGCTACCACGCCATGGCGCCGCTGGTGTCGCACGTGGTGGCCGAGGGGCTGCTGGAGGCCACCGCGCTGGCGCAGAGCGAATGCTTCGACGCCGCACTGCAATTCGCGCGCACCGAGGGCATCGTGCCGGCGCCGGAGTCGGCCCACGCGCTGGCCCAGGCGCGGCGCGAAGCCGACGCCGGGGGTGAGCAGGTGATCGTGGTGGGGCTGTCCGGGCACGGACTGCTGGAGCTGGGCGCCTACCACTCCTACCTGACCGGTGGGCTGTCGGACGACCCCCTGTCCGACGAGGCGCTCGCGACCGCGCTGGCGGGAGTCGTCACCCTCTAG
- a CDS encoding NAD(+) synthase, whose protein sequence is MDFYSAYHHGFVRVSACTLHTTLADPGANADAVLRIARECHDDGVGVAVYPELTLSGYSIEDILLQDTLLDSVEAALRTVIDGSTDLLPVLVVGAPLRHRHRIYNCAVVIHRGTVLGVAPKSYLPTYREFYERRQTAPGDDISSEIRFSGVTAPFGPDLLFDATDVPGFVLHVEVCEDMWVPIPPSATAALAGATVLANLSGSPITIGRAEDRHLLARSASSRCLAAYVYAAAGEGESTTDLAWDGQTMIYENGVMLAESQRFPKGAQRSVADVDVDLLVAERLRMGTFDDNRRHHAAAVDGFRRVEFALDPPTGDLGLRRDVERFPFVPSDPARLQQDCYEAYNIQVAGLEQRLRALSYPKVVIGVSGGLDSTHALIVAARAMDREGRPRSDILAFTLPGFATGDRTKSNAIALSKALGVTFEEIDIRDTATLMLTEMGHPFGRGEKVYDVTFENVQAGLRTDYLFRMANQRGGIVLGTGDLSELALGWSTYGVGDQMSHYNVNGGVPKTLIQHLIRWVIASEQFDDDVHAVLQSVLDTEISPELVPAGEDEEIQSSESKVGPYVLQDFSLFQVLRYGFRPSKVAFLAWHAWHDVAAGDWPQGYPDDKRPAYDLAEIRHWLQVFVQRFYSFSQFKRSALPNGPKVSAGGALSPRGDWRAPSDMSARIWLDEIEREVPAE, encoded by the coding sequence ATGGACTTCTACTCCGCCTACCACCACGGGTTCGTGCGGGTCTCCGCCTGCACCCTGCACACCACCCTCGCCGATCCCGGCGCCAATGCCGACGCCGTGCTCCGGATCGCCCGGGAATGCCACGACGACGGGGTGGGCGTCGCGGTGTACCCCGAGCTCACACTGTCGGGATACTCGATCGAGGACATCCTGCTGCAAGACACCCTGCTGGACTCGGTCGAGGCCGCGCTGCGCACCGTCATCGACGGCTCGACCGATCTGCTGCCGGTGCTGGTGGTGGGGGCGCCGCTGCGCCACCGGCACCGGATCTACAACTGCGCGGTGGTGATCCACCGCGGCACCGTGCTCGGCGTCGCGCCCAAGTCCTACCTGCCCACCTACCGGGAGTTCTACGAGCGCCGCCAGACCGCGCCCGGCGACGACATCTCCTCTGAGATCCGGTTCTCCGGCGTGACGGCACCGTTCGGGCCGGATCTGCTGTTCGACGCCACCGACGTGCCCGGCTTCGTGCTGCACGTGGAGGTCTGCGAAGACATGTGGGTGCCGATCCCGCCGAGTGCCACGGCCGCCCTCGCCGGCGCCACCGTGCTGGCCAATCTGTCCGGCAGCCCGATCACCATCGGCCGCGCCGAGGACCGGCATCTGCTGGCCCGGTCGGCGTCCTCGCGCTGCCTGGCCGCCTACGTCTACGCCGCCGCGGGGGAGGGGGAATCCACCACCGACCTGGCGTGGGACGGCCAGACGATGATCTACGAGAACGGGGTGATGCTGGCCGAGTCGCAGCGCTTCCCCAAAGGCGCGCAGCGCAGTGTCGCCGACGTCGACGTGGACCTGCTGGTGGCCGAGCGCCTGCGGATGGGCACTTTCGACGACAACCGGCGCCACCACGCCGCCGCGGTGGACGGCTTCCGGCGCGTCGAATTCGCCCTGGACCCGCCCACCGGTGACCTCGGTCTGCGACGGGACGTCGAGCGGTTCCCATTCGTGCCGTCGGATCCCGCACGGCTGCAACAGGATTGTTACGAGGCCTATAACATCCAGGTCGCCGGCCTCGAGCAACGGCTGCGGGCGCTGAGCTATCCCAAGGTGGTCATCGGTGTCTCCGGCGGCCTGGACTCCACCCACGCGCTGATCGTGGCGGCCCGGGCCATGGACCGCGAAGGCCGCCCCCGCAGCGACATCCTGGCCTTCACGCTGCCGGGCTTCGCCACCGGGGACCGCACCAAGAGCAACGCGATTGCCTTGAGCAAGGCCCTGGGCGTGACGTTCGAAGAGATCGACATCCGCGACACCGCGACGCTGATGCTCACCGAGATGGGGCACCCGTTCGGCCGGGGCGAGAAGGTCTACGATGTCACGTTCGAGAACGTGCAGGCCGGTCTGCGCACCGATTACCTGTTCCGGATGGCCAATCAGCGCGGCGGGATCGTGCTGGGCACCGGTGACCTCTCCGAACTCGCGCTGGGCTGGTCCACCTACGGGGTGGGCGACCAGATGTCGCATTACAACGTCAACGGCGGAGTGCCGAAGACGTTGATCCAGCACCTGATCCGCTGGGTGATCGCATCTGAGCAGTTCGACGACGACGTGCACGCCGTGCTGCAGTCGGTGCTCGACACCGAGATCAGCCCGGAGCTGGTGCCGGCCGGTGAGGACGAGGAGATCCAGAGCAGCGAGAGCAAGGTGGGACCGTACGTCCTGCAGGACTTCTCACTGTTCCAGGTGTTGCGCTACGGCTTTCGGCCGTCGAAGGTGGCGTTCCTGGCCTGGCACGCCTGGCACGACGTCGCTGCGGGGGACTGGCCGCAGGGATACCCCGACGACAAGCGGCCCGCCTACGACCTGGCCGAGATCCGGCACTGGCTGCAGGTGTTCGTCCAGCGGTTCTACTCGTTCAGCCAGTTCAAGCGCTCGGCACTGCCCAACGGGCCGAAAGTGTCTGCCGGTGGTGCACTCTCGCCGCGCGGCGACTGGCGGGCCCCGTCGGACATGTCGGCGCGCATCTGGCTCGACGAGATCGAGCGGGAGGTGCCGGCCGAGTGA
- a CDS encoding BTAD domain-containing putative transcriptional regulator, translating to MTGRPVQFGVLGPLQITVDGTPVTLGTPKQRAVLAVLLVNRNRPVAVDSLLTAAWGDDPPAGARAGLHSYISNLRKLLSRAGAGPDALVNAPPGYRLTVAEADLDLGRFAAEKAAGVRAAAAGQFSLASRHLAVALHQWRGPVLEDLVDFAFVDPLATALTEDRLVAVTAHAEAEIACGRAATVLPELETLTAEHPFREPLWAQLITAYYLGERQHDALAAYSRLKRALADELGIDPGPTLRALHEQILRQEPVDAALSARTAAVGDVTQLDRRTATAAAGTGAYLEDPAGRRHPLLAVATRIGRLEDNDIVLPSASVSRHHAALIDTGTSHVISDLRSANGIEVGHVPVRGSTALADGDTIRICDHTFVFRLGDAHG from the coding sequence ATGACGGGGCGACCAGTGCAGTTCGGTGTGCTCGGGCCGCTGCAGATCACCGTCGACGGCACCCCGGTGACGCTGGGCACCCCGAAGCAGCGGGCGGTGCTGGCGGTGCTGCTGGTCAACCGCAACCGGCCGGTGGCGGTGGACTCACTACTGACCGCCGCTTGGGGCGATGACCCGCCTGCCGGTGCACGGGCCGGCCTGCACTCCTACATCTCCAACCTGCGCAAGCTGCTGTCCAGGGCCGGCGCCGGCCCGGACGCGCTGGTGAACGCGCCGCCGGGATATCGGCTCACAGTCGCCGAGGCCGACCTGGACCTCGGGCGCTTCGCCGCCGAGAAGGCCGCCGGGGTGCGGGCCGCCGCAGCCGGTCAGTTCTCCCTGGCCAGCCGGCACCTGGCGGTGGCGTTGCACCAATGGCGCGGGCCGGTGCTCGAGGATCTGGTGGACTTCGCGTTCGTCGACCCGTTGGCCACCGCGCTGACCGAGGACCGGTTGGTGGCCGTCACCGCACATGCCGAGGCCGAGATCGCCTGCGGGCGCGCAGCGACAGTTCTTCCCGAGTTGGAGACACTGACCGCCGAGCACCCGTTCCGCGAGCCGCTGTGGGCCCAACTCATCACCGCCTACTACCTGGGTGAACGCCAGCACGACGCGCTGGCGGCCTACAGCAGGCTCAAGCGCGCCCTGGCCGACGAGCTGGGCATCGATCCCGGGCCGACGTTGCGCGCCCTACACGAACAGATCCTGCGGCAGGAACCGGTGGATGCCGCGCTGTCCGCGCGCACCGCAGCCGTCGGCGACGTGACCCAGCTGGACCGGCGCACCGCGACGGCCGCCGCGGGCACCGGTGCCTACCTGGAGGATCCGGCCGGCCGCCGGCACCCGCTGCTGGCGGTGGCCACGCGCATCGGGCGTCTCGAGGACAACGACATCGTGCTCCCGAGCGCCTCGGTGAGCCGCCACCACGCCGCGTTGATCGACACCGGAACCAGCCACGTGATCAGCGACCTGCGCTCCGCCAACGGCATCGAGGTCGGGCACGTTCCGGTGCGCGGCAGCACCGCCCTGGCCGACGGCGACACGATCCGAATCTGCGACCACACCTTCGTCTTTCGCCTCGGCGACGCGCATGGATGA
- a CDS encoding serine/threonine-protein kinase produces MDDRVGTRVGPYELTRLIGRGGMGEVYEARDTVKDRTVALKLLPRELSHNPTFRARLEREARSAGKLQEPHVVPIHDFGEVDGQLFVDMRLIDGVDLRSLLSRGGPLPPARAVSIVRQIASALDAAHAAGVTHRDVKPENILVNAEDFAYLVDFGIANAATDETLTEQGSAIGTFAYMAPERFTHDHVDHRADVYALACVLYECLTGAKPFRSDSVSVLITAHLMEPAPRPSQVLAGLPPALDAVVAQGMAKKPEDRFRTAGELARAAEATLTFAPPPPPPPAPGPAPAPASRRGRTVALALAGVAVLAAAVAATWTLRAPEAAVTSTLTITRTVISTPKTAVSVPAHETVTPVLRRLLEAVPSGYRSCEPVRPPVADALATVDCGQNSNPGGPETARYSLFPTVEALDGGFASALDEDAVVDCPGGRPSPSTWDYDSTPGQTEGSVACGNFEGSPEVVWTKSSDLMLGLAQGSDLDTVHQWWVDFV; encoded by the coding sequence ATGGATGACCGGGTGGGCACCCGGGTCGGTCCCTACGAGCTGACCCGGCTGATCGGACGCGGCGGGATGGGCGAGGTGTACGAGGCCCGCGACACCGTCAAGGACCGCACGGTGGCGCTGAAGCTGCTGCCGCGCGAGCTGTCCCACAACCCCACCTTCCGCGCCCGGCTCGAACGCGAAGCCCGCTCGGCGGGCAAACTCCAAGAGCCGCATGTGGTTCCGATCCACGATTTCGGCGAGGTGGACGGCCAGCTCTTCGTCGACATGCGCCTGATCGATGGGGTGGACCTGCGCTCGCTGCTGAGCCGGGGCGGTCCCCTGCCACCGGCGCGCGCGGTGTCCATCGTGCGTCAGATCGCCTCGGCGCTGGACGCCGCCCACGCGGCCGGGGTCACCCACCGCGACGTCAAACCCGAGAACATCCTGGTGAATGCGGAGGACTTCGCCTATCTGGTGGACTTCGGCATCGCCAACGCGGCCACCGACGAGACACTGACCGAACAGGGCAGCGCCATCGGCACATTCGCCTACATGGCGCCGGAACGCTTCACCCATGACCACGTGGACCACCGCGCCGATGTCTACGCGCTGGCGTGCGTCCTCTACGAATGCCTGACCGGTGCCAAACCGTTTCGCAGCGACAGCGTGAGTGTGCTGATCACCGCACACCTGATGGAACCGGCGCCGCGTCCCAGCCAGGTGCTGGCCGGGCTGCCGCCGGCTCTCGACGCGGTGGTGGCCCAGGGCATGGCCAAAAAACCCGAGGACCGCTTCCGCACCGCCGGCGAGCTGGCGCGGGCGGCCGAGGCCACCCTGACCTTTGCACCGCCACCGCCACCGCCACCGGCGCCGGGTCCCGCCCCGGCTCCGGCGTCACGGCGCGGCCGGACGGTGGCTCTGGCGCTGGCGGGGGTGGCGGTGTTGGCGGCCGCGGTGGCAGCCACCTGGACCCTGCGTGCGCCCGAGGCAGCCGTGACCTCGACGCTGACGATCACGCGCACGGTCATCTCGACCCCGAAGACGGCGGTCAGTGTGCCCGCACACGAAACGGTGACCCCGGTGCTGCGGCGACTGCTGGAGGCCGTGCCGTCGGGATACCGGTCGTGCGAGCCGGTTCGGCCGCCCGTCGCCGATGCGCTGGCGACGGTGGACTGCGGTCAGAACTCCAACCCCGGCGGCCCGGAGACGGCCCGCTACTCCCTGTTTCCCACCGTCGAGGCCCTCGACGGTGGGTTCGCCTCGGCTCTCGACGAGGACGCCGTGGTGGACTGCCCCGGCGGCCGGCCGTCGCCGAGCACCTGGGACTACGACTCCACCCCAGGCCAAACCGAGGGGTCGGTGGCGTGCGGGAATTTCGAGGGCAGCCCCGAGGTGGTGTGGACCAAGAGCTCCGATCTGATGCTCGGGCTGGCCCAGGGCAGCGATCTGGACACCGTGCACCAGTGGTGGGTGGACTTCGTTTAA